From Candidatus Cloacimonadota bacterium, one genomic window encodes:
- a CDS encoding DMT family transporter → MNIPYFGEILSLICAIVWAAAIMFFRKSGETTKPFALNFFKNTVASILFILTSLVLGKEILRSAPMNDYLILIVSGVVGIAFADTIYFSSLNILGAGISTVVNTLFNPFVIGLSFIFLGEKLSIIQLMGASLIILAIGITTIRISSFEITKKKLALGIFLGVLSVLAMAGSVIIAKPILDNSPIIWCTEIRLIAGTIVMAIIGLFHPQKRLIFGTLKPSKEWKHMIPGTFLGAYLAMVIWLAGLKFAYASVATAINQTSVIFVFIFAAIFLKERFTFRKFLGLILSFGGIVLVTIG, encoded by the coding sequence ATGAACATCCCTTATTTTGGTGAGATACTCTCTCTTATTTGTGCAATCGTATGGGCTGCAGCGATCATGTTTTTCCGTAAAAGCGGGGAAACAACAAAACCCTTTGCACTTAATTTTTTCAAAAATACTGTTGCTTCGATTCTCTTTATTTTGACATCCCTTGTCTTAGGCAAAGAAATTCTAAGATCCGCTCCAATGAACGACTATCTCATTCTCATCGTGAGTGGTGTCGTTGGTATTGCTTTTGCAGACACCATCTATTTCTCAAGCTTAAATATATTAGGAGCTGGTATTTCTACGGTAGTAAATACACTATTCAATCCATTTGTGATAGGGCTTTCATTCATTTTCCTTGGAGAAAAACTGAGCATTATACAATTGATGGGGGCATCGTTGATCATACTTGCAATCGGCATTACTACCATAAGAATATCATCATTTGAGATCACGAAGAAGAAGCTCGCACTCGGTATCTTTCTCGGAGTTCTGTCTGTTCTTGCAATGGCGGGTAGTGTTATTATTGCAAAGCCTATCCTTGATAATTCTCCAATTATCTGGTGTACAGAAATAAGACTTATTGCCGGAACCATTGTTATGGCGATCATTGGATTATTCCATCCTCAAAAAAGATTGATTTTTGGAACACTCAAGCCTTCTAAGGAATGGAAACACATGATTCCCGGAACTTTTCTTGGAGCATATCTTGCAATGGTTATATGGCTCGCTGGTCTCAAGTTTGCGTATGCCAGTGTTGCAACTGCGATTAATCAAACAAGCGTAATATTTGTCTTTATTTTTGCTGCAATATTTTTAAAGGAACGGTTTACATTTCGTAAATTTCTCGGGCTTATTTTATCTTTTGGCGGCATCGTTCTTGTTACGATAGGTTAA
- a CDS encoding TonB-dependent receptor: MKKVLIVLLVSFFMFTSLAFAAGAGNLAGKVTNEKTGDAIADANVYVEGTEYGMLTRNNGTFLLKNIPEGTYTVAVSYLGYELQKKEVVIKDGLTSTINFTLMIKDIGISGMTVFADRAESTTPIAYTDVPKEDIVMDLGSRDLPLVLKSSPSVYSTDQGGGAGDARVNIRGFNQRNVAIMINGVPVNDMENGWVYWSNWDGLSDATSSIQVQRGLSAVNLAVPSIGGTMNIITDPTQMTSGVNLKQEYGAGNFRKTTLVGNTGMVDDKYALSFALVRKQGDGVANGAWTDAYAYYLASAYNINDNNRLELYAVGAPQRHGQRRYLQNIATFSHKEAKKLSGLSPNATQQWLDTFNDMGWLYNQNWNTMNSSYDGEQYFDGERHERYSYSFLNEIENYYHKPQVNLNWYSKMSDKLNFYSTVYYSGGKGGGTGTFGSMKWDYSGTTRRVDWDATIANNEANDDGSKGILRNSVNTQWTIGGILKAEYEVNQELKTLFGLDWRTAEVKHYREVRDLLGGEYYYWDGDEFDTGDHHKILGDKVDYNNTNTINWLAGFAQGEYKAGPLTAFGSAGLSMVKYTFTNHFMKDPDAPTKEMETKTDWITGFQVKGGLSYIVMPELGVFGNAGYISKPPIFDEVIDDSDGSLAPDPKNEKIMSGEAGFSWVGLDGDLNIKTGGYYTLWKDQVYRQWVQTDTSGTEEPLFISGLNSSHMGVELEASYQPMDLVKFQLNASKGFWKYTDDIEAVLKQYGGVNDTIRLYVKDLKVGNQPQTQLSLAATVYPIDGLEAKIVGKYFRDFWSAWNPQNRDDPNDRKQSWKLPNFYTIDLHLLYDLPTIVKGVRFTFFAHVFNLLDEIYIQDATDNSAYSCWGSWGAGGTPKYPHTASAAEVFFGPRRSINLGVEIGL; the protein is encoded by the coding sequence ATGAAAAAAGTACTTATTGTTCTCTTAGTTTCGTTCTTCATGTTTACTTCGCTGGCATTTGCCGCTGGAGCAGGCAATCTTGCTGGTAAGGTAACAAACGAAAAAACAGGCGATGCGATCGCCGATGCTAATGTCTATGTAGAAGGAACTGAGTATGGTATGCTGACACGTAACAACGGTACGTTTCTTCTGAAAAACATTCCAGAAGGTACCTATACTGTGGCAGTAAGCTATCTTGGTTATGAATTACAGAAAAAGGAAGTTGTGATAAAGGATGGATTAACTTCCACCATCAACTTCACACTTATGATCAAAGATATCGGAATTTCAGGCATGACTGTGTTTGCTGATCGAGCAGAATCAACAACACCTATTGCATATACTGATGTTCCCAAAGAAGACATTGTTATGGATCTCGGATCTCGCGATCTTCCCCTTGTTCTCAAGAGTTCTCCAAGTGTTTACTCCACGGATCAGGGTGGCGGTGCCGGTGATGCACGCGTAAACATTCGTGGATTTAATCAGAGAAACGTAGCGATCATGATCAATGGTGTTCCGGTTAATGATATGGAAAATGGCTGGGTTTACTGGTCAAACTGGGATGGATTGTCAGATGCAACTTCATCAATCCAGGTCCAGAGAGGTCTCAGCGCAGTCAACCTTGCTGTACCATCAATCGGTGGCACCATGAATATTATCACTGATCCCACTCAGATGACTTCTGGTGTGAATCTTAAGCAGGAATATGGTGCAGGCAATTTCAGAAAAACTACCCTTGTTGGAAATACCGGTATGGTTGATGATAAGTATGCATTAAGTTTTGCACTCGTTCGTAAACAAGGAGACGGTGTCGCAAACGGTGCATGGACGGATGCCTATGCATACTATCTGGCTTCTGCTTACAACATTAATGACAATAATAGACTAGAACTCTATGCTGTTGGTGCTCCTCAAAGACATGGTCAGAGAAGATATCTTCAGAATATTGCTACTTTTAGCCATAAAGAAGCAAAGAAACTGTCCGGTCTTTCTCCTAATGCAACTCAACAATGGCTTGATACCTTCAATGACATGGGTTGGTTGTATAACCAGAACTGGAATACTATGAATTCTTCCTATGATGGTGAGCAGTATTTTGATGGCGAACGCCATGAAAGATATTCATACTCATTCCTTAATGAGATTGAGAACTACTACCATAAACCACAGGTCAATCTTAACTGGTATAGTAAGATGTCCGATAAACTGAACTTCTATTCAACCGTTTACTATTCTGGCGGAAAAGGTGGTGGTACTGGTACGTTCGGAAGTATGAAATGGGATTATTCCGGTACAACAAGACGAGTTGACTGGGATGCCACAATTGCAAACAACGAAGCGAATGATGATGGTTCAAAGGGTATTCTTCGTAACAGTGTGAATACTCAATGGACTATTGGTGGAATTCTCAAAGCAGAATATGAAGTCAATCAAGAGCTCAAGACTTTGTTTGGTTTAGATTGGAGAACTGCAGAGGTTAAACACTATAGAGAGGTTAGAGATCTTCTTGGTGGTGAATATTATTACTGGGATGGTGACGAATTCGATACAGGTGATCATCACAAGATACTCGGCGATAAGGTCGACTATAATAACACCAACACGATCAACTGGCTAGCTGGATTTGCCCAAGGTGAATATAAGGCCGGTCCTCTTACTGCATTTGGATCTGCTGGCTTATCAATGGTTAAATACACCTTTACAAACCATTTCATGAAAGATCCTGACGCTCCCACAAAAGAAATGGAAACAAAAACCGATTGGATAACCGGATTCCAGGTTAAAGGTGGTTTAAGTTATATCGTTATGCCTGAGCTTGGTGTCTTTGGTAACGCTGGTTATATCTCAAAACCTCCTATCTTTGATGAAGTTATTGATGATAGTGATGGTTCATTAGCACCAGATCCCAAGAATGAGAAGATCATGAGTGGAGAAGCAGGTTTCAGTTGGGTTGGGCTTGATGGTGATCTTAATATCAAAACAGGCGGATATTACACACTTTGGAAAGATCAAGTCTATAGACAATGGGTTCAAACTGATACTTCCGGAACAGAAGAACCTCTCTTCATCAGCGGATTGAACTCAAGCCACATGGGTGTAGAGCTTGAGGCAAGTTATCAGCCCATGGATCTTGTAAAATTCCAACTAAATGCTTCAAAAGGCTTCTGGAAATATACTGATGATATCGAAGCTGTACTTAAGCAATATGGTGGAGTTAATGACACAATTCGCCTTTATGTAAAAGATCTCAAGGTTGGTAACCAACCTCAGACGCAACTTTCACTGGCTGCAACCGTGTATCCAATAGATGGTTTGGAAGCAAAGATCGTTGGTAAGTATTTCAGAGATTTCTGGAGTGCATGGAATCCACAAAATAGAGATGATCCAAATGACAGAAAACAGAGCTGGAAACTTCCAAACTTCTACACAATTGATCTTCATCTGTTGTATGACCTTCCCACAATTGTTAAAGGTGTGAGATTCACCTTCTTTGCTCATGTATTCAATCTCTTAGATGAAATCTATATTCAGGATGCTACTGATAACAGTGCCTACAGTTGTTGGGGTTCATGGGGTGCAGGTGGAACACCTAAATATCCTCATACCGCAAGTGCTGCTGAAGTCTTCTTCGGACCTCGCCGCAGTATAAATCTTGGTGTTGAAATCGGATTATAA
- a CDS encoding lipocalin family protein, which yields MILPCVLFAETTLQVVSQIDINKYLGTWYEIARYPNGFQKNCERSWVKYSLRDDGNIEVLNRCFKFDGNISKIKGKAWIYEKNTNAKLKVQFFWPFYSNYWIIDIGDTYEYAVVSEPKRKFLWILSRTKTLSEEQYNKILQNLIQQGFDPSKLIIDPWEKYE from the coding sequence ATGATATTACCTTGTGTATTGTTTGCAGAAACCACGCTGCAGGTTGTATCTCAGATTGATATCAATAAGTACCTCGGAACATGGTATGAGATAGCACGGTATCCCAATGGTTTTCAAAAAAACTGTGAGCGTTCCTGGGTTAAATATTCTCTCAGGGACGATGGTAATATTGAGGTTTTAAATAGATGTTTTAAATTCGATGGGAACATAAGCAAAATCAAAGGAAAAGCATGGATTTATGAAAAGAATACCAACGCAAAGCTAAAAGTACAGTTCTTCTGGCCATTCTATTCTAATTACTGGATCATCGATATTGGTGATACCTATGAATATGCTGTTGTAAGTGAACCTAAAAGGAAATTTCTCTGGATATTGAGTAGAACAAAAACTCTATCTGAGGAGCAATATAATAAGATACTACAAAACCTTATACAACAGGGATTCGATCCATCAAAATTAATAATCGATCCCTGGGAAAAATACGAGTAA
- a CDS encoding AMP-binding protein, with product MQLQEKFLYTAKESKKKVAVIDKTLNKEYTYDKLLIASLIFKNIIKKYPEKYIGIMIPTSAAAFISIIATLMADKIPVMINYATLASQNCMYAQDKIGFSTILTSRKLLEKLGQKPVAGMIFLEDIRTEISLPMKLNALFLSKLPISSIQKKIHHGSDDETSVIIFTSGSEKEPKAVQLSHANIMHQLVTFPKIFNITSEDIFLQNLPVFHIFGFTLFWLALSAGSSMVTHANPLEYRNIVNSIKKYGATIVFGTPTFYYGYLKQSEPGDFKTIRYLIAGADKVSQHLREGFKTKHNIDLLEGYGTTETSPVVSSNTPEENKPGSVGKIIHDMQVKIVHCETGKELPFGELGEILVKGPSVMKGYYGDIEETTLRLKNGWYETGDMGLIDEDGFLWHKGRLKRFVKIGGEMISLVKVEEVLEKYLPDDILFCVVDVPDERKGSEIVAALTTKEIDFKTIKKKMQSELPSIAIPKEFYVIENIPTMGSGKVDFLRVEKLCRELRKIRK from the coding sequence ATGCAACTACAAGAAAAATTCCTGTATACAGCAAAAGAGTCCAAGAAAAAAGTCGCTGTTATCGATAAAACCTTAAATAAAGAATATACTTATGACAAGCTTTTAATCGCTTCCCTGATCTTTAAGAACATCATAAAAAAATATCCTGAAAAATATATTGGAATAATGATTCCAACTTCAGCCGCAGCTTTCATCTCGATAATCGCAACATTAATGGCTGACAAAATACCGGTGATGATAAACTATGCAACGCTTGCTTCACAGAACTGCATGTATGCCCAGGATAAAATTGGATTCAGTACAATTCTTACGAGTAGAAAGCTCCTTGAAAAACTCGGCCAAAAACCAGTCGCTGGAATGATCTTTCTGGAAGACATACGAACAGAAATTTCGCTACCAATGAAACTGAATGCATTGTTTTTATCAAAATTACCGATCTCATCGATACAGAAGAAAATACATCATGGCAGCGATGATGAAACGTCCGTAATCATCTTTACCAGTGGGAGTGAGAAAGAGCCAAAAGCAGTCCAGCTCTCTCATGCAAACATCATGCACCAGCTGGTAACTTTTCCTAAAATATTTAATATTACTTCTGAAGATATTTTCCTTCAAAACCTTCCTGTATTTCATATCTTTGGTTTTACATTGTTCTGGCTCGCACTCTCTGCTGGTTCATCAATGGTTACGCATGCAAATCCGCTCGAATATAGGAATATTGTTAATTCAATTAAGAAGTACGGAGCTACTATAGTTTTTGGAACACCTACTTTCTATTATGGCTATCTCAAACAATCAGAGCCTGGGGATTTCAAAACAATCCGCTATTTAATTGCTGGAGCAGATAAAGTGAGTCAGCATCTTCGTGAAGGTTTTAAGACAAAGCATAATATCGATCTACTCGAAGGCTATGGTACAACAGAGACAAGTCCCGTTGTTTCTTCGAACACTCCGGAAGAGAACAAACCCGGAAGTGTTGGTAAGATCATTCACGACATGCAGGTCAAGATTGTACATTGCGAAACAGGTAAAGAGCTACCCTTCGGCGAATTGGGAGAAATACTTGTAAAAGGACCGTCTGTTATGAAGGGATATTACGGTGATATCGAGGAGACGACTCTTCGTTTGAAGAACGGCTGGTATGAAACCGGGGATATGGGCTTGATCGATGAAGACGGCTTCCTTTGGCACAAGGGTCGGCTCAAACGTTTCGTCAAGATCGGGGGAGAGATGATCTCTTTGGTTAAAGTTGAAGAAGTCCTTGAAAAATATCTTCCGGATGATATTCTCTTTTGTGTTGTTGATGTCCCGGATGAACGAAAAGGTTCAGAAATCGTTGCAGCACTTACCACAAAAGAGATCGATTTTAAGACAATAAAAAAGAAAATGCAATCAGAGCTCCCATCTATTGCAATTCCTAAAGAATTTTATGTAATAGAAAATATCCCGACTATGGGAAGCGGAAAAGTTGATTTTCTGCGTGTCGAGAAATTATGCAGAGAACTCAGGAAGATACGAAAATGA
- a CDS encoding lipocalin family protein — MKKIIVALFLLVIFLIAACKEETMEPLKTVDYVDIECFMGDWYVIAIIPNFIEKDAVNGIESYTLLDNNRVQIDYIFRKNSADGKQKHLKPKAWIYNTQTNSEWRVQFIWPIKVPYLIIDLAEDYSYTVIGEPSRKFVWIMSRKPTLEDETYENIIQKLSQVGYDASKIRKMPQIWD; from the coding sequence ATGAAAAAAATAATAGTAGCCTTATTCCTACTCGTTATCTTTTTGATCGCAGCATGTAAAGAGGAAACCATGGAACCTTTAAAGACAGTTGATTATGTGGACATTGAATGCTTTATGGGAGACTGGTATGTGATCGCCATCATTCCTAACTTCATAGAAAAAGATGCCGTGAACGGCATCGAGTCATACACCCTTCTGGATAATAACAGAGTTCAGATAGATTATATCTTCAGAAAAAATAGTGCTGATGGAAAACAAAAGCATCTCAAACCAAAAGCATGGATCTATAACACCCAAACAAATTCAGAATGGCGCGTTCAATTTATCTGGCCAATAAAAGTTCCCTACCTCATCATCGATCTTGCTGAAGATTATTCCTATACCGTTATCGGAGAACCAAGCAGAAAATTCGTTTGGATCATGTCACGAAAACCCACATTAGAAGATGAAACATATGAGAACATCATACAAAAACTCAGCCAGGTTGGATATGATGCCTCAAAAATAAGAAAGATGCCACAAATATGGGACTAA